One part of the Methylobacterium terrae genome encodes these proteins:
- a CDS encoding LysM peptidoglycan-binding domain-containing protein, protein MTTELRTSELRRGIVLAAVGLVAGFVLIGVAASGTRLFSLAAPDAPPSETAPTPLAALPAGPGASPAKPGALTTGPEAAPVTSRPQAAGDAPSFDVVRVEPDGASVVAGRSRPGAEVELLRDGQPFARTTADAAGNFALVPPTLPPGSHEITLRSTAPDGTVATGRASAVVVVAQDRRAKPLVAVTAPGQPTAVLSLPETARPPEAGKLAEAAKLAEAAKPAESGRTAPASPAPPVKVVGVDAEPGGRLYVTAQGAPRADLRLYLNDTLVAPGRAAPDGRIAFTIGSGVKPGDYRVRIDQVDPASGAVKARAETAFAVPPTLERPAPAEASGRLARQSPPTPAGAPSPAVPPGAATAAAPEAARAPGAQALLAPADRPSADHAAADHAAADPGAVFVPGISTAKVIRGDNLWSISRRAYGRGLRYTVIFDANQGQIRDPNRIYPGQVFVLPGEASQGQRQMPESPG, encoded by the coding sequence ATGACGACCGAGTTGCGGACGTCCGAGCTGCGCAGGGGCATCGTCCTCGCGGCCGTCGGCCTCGTCGCCGGGTTCGTGCTCATCGGCGTCGCGGCGAGCGGTACGCGCCTGTTCTCGCTGGCCGCGCCGGACGCCCCGCCATCCGAGACCGCCCCGACGCCGCTCGCCGCCCTGCCGGCCGGGCCCGGAGCCTCGCCGGCCAAGCCCGGAGCCCTGACGACGGGGCCCGAGGCCGCGCCGGTCACGTCCAGGCCGCAGGCCGCGGGCGACGCGCCGTCCTTCGACGTCGTCCGGGTCGAGCCCGACGGGGCGAGCGTCGTCGCCGGGCGCAGCCGCCCGGGCGCCGAGGTCGAGCTGCTGCGCGACGGCCAGCCCTTCGCCCGCACCACGGCCGATGCCGCCGGCAACTTCGCCCTGGTGCCGCCGACGCTGCCGCCGGGCAGCCACGAGATCACCCTGCGCAGCACCGCGCCCGACGGCACCGTCGCGACCGGGCGGGCGAGCGCCGTGGTGGTGGTGGCGCAGGACCGCCGCGCCAAGCCCCTCGTCGCCGTGACGGCCCCCGGCCAGCCGACCGCGGTGCTCTCGCTGCCGGAGACCGCCAGACCGCCGGAGGCCGGCAAACTTGCGGAGGCCGCCAAGCTTGCGGAAGCCGCCAAGCCGGCCGAGTCCGGCCGCACCGCGCCCGCGTCCCCCGCGCCGCCGGTCAAGGTCGTCGGCGTCGATGCCGAGCCGGGCGGGCGGCTCTACGTCACCGCGCAGGGCGCCCCGAGGGCCGACCTTCGCCTCTACCTCAACGACACGCTCGTGGCCCCCGGCCGGGCGGCGCCGGACGGCCGCATCGCCTTCACGATCGGCAGCGGGGTCAAGCCCGGCGACTACCGGGTGCGGATCGACCAGGTCGATCCCGCCTCCGGCGCGGTCAAGGCCCGCGCCGAGACCGCCTTCGCCGTGCCGCCGACCCTCGAGCGGCCGGCGCCCGCCGAGGCGTCGGGCCGCCTCGCCCGCCAGTCCCCGCCGACGCCCGCGGGGGCTCCGTCCCCGGCCGTTCCTCCGGGGGCTGCGACGGCGGCCGCCCCGGAGGCCGCGCGGGCGCCGGGTGCGCAGGCGCTCCTCGCCCCCGCCGACCGGCCTTCCGCCGACCACGCCGCCGCCGACCACGCCGCCGCCGATCCCGGCGCGGTGTTCGTGCCCGGCATCAGCACCGCGAAGGTCATCCGCGGCGACAACCTGTGGAGCATCAGCCGTCGGGCCTACGGCCGCGGCCTGCGCTATACGGTGATCTTCGACGCCAACCAGGGCCAGATCCGCGATCCGAACCGCATCTATCCCGGCCAGGTCTTCGTGCTGCCCGGCGAGGCGTCGCAGGGACAGCGGCAGATGCCCGAGAGCCCGGGCTGA
- a CDS encoding class I SAM-dependent methyltransferase — MLLPPSRDVRRPRTGPALLPVHAPPSWDSASTRAVLERCLDLWRRYEAQTVDPAVSPHDDMLVDTPEGRAHYRDVGLSALRLITEAMLLTGRTDPGRILDLPCGGGRVTRHLVKFFPEAEVAVADLDARKVADVVAQFGVTEIAGSKDFSAPLPGAYDLIFVGSLVTHFDAPLFARAVNVMIDALAPGGVLVLTSAGRNWAALSRTEDRDKGLVPLRWWRAARALLGGPKGSDRLRVLEDDYARHGFGYTEVRSWTRLYGQSYGGSYAAPSWLMRLVEEREDALVIGLKERGFDNLLDATLIQRAR, encoded by the coding sequence ATGCTGCTCCCTCCATCCCGCGATGTTCGGCGCCCGCGCACCGGGCCGGCCCTGCTGCCCGTGCACGCGCCCCCGTCCTGGGACAGCGCCTCGACGAGGGCCGTGCTCGAACGCTGCCTCGACCTCTGGCGCCGCTACGAGGCGCAGACCGTCGACCCGGCGGTGTCGCCGCACGACGACATGCTGGTCGACACCCCGGAGGGCCGGGCGCATTACCGCGACGTGGGCCTCTCGGCCCTGCGGCTGATCACCGAGGCGATGCTGCTCACCGGGCGCACGGACCCCGGGCGCATCCTCGACCTGCCCTGCGGCGGGGGCCGCGTGACGCGCCACCTCGTCAAGTTCTTCCCCGAGGCCGAGGTCGCGGTCGCCGACCTCGACGCCCGCAAGGTGGCGGACGTGGTGGCGCAGTTCGGCGTGACCGAGATTGCGGGCAGCAAGGACTTCTCCGCTCCGCTGCCCGGCGCCTACGACCTGATCTTCGTCGGCTCGCTGGTGACGCATTTCGACGCGCCGCTCTTCGCCCGGGCGGTGAACGTGATGATCGACGCGCTCGCTCCCGGCGGCGTGCTGGTCCTGACCTCGGCGGGGCGCAACTGGGCCGCGCTCTCGCGGACCGAGGACCGGGACAAGGGGCTGGTGCCGCTGCGCTGGTGGCGGGCGGCCCGGGCGCTCCTCGGCGGGCCGAAGGGCTCCGACCGCCTGCGCGTGCTGGAGGACGACTACGCCCGGCACGGCTTCGGCTACACCGAGGTGCGCAGCTGGACCAGGCTCTACGGCCAGAGCTACGGCGGCAGCTACGCGGCGCCGTCCTGGCTGATGCGGCTGGTCGAGGAGCGGGAGGACGCCCTCGTGATCGGCCTCAAGGAGCGCGGCTTCGACAACCTGCTCGACGCGACGCTGATCCAGCGGGCGAGGTGA
- a CDS encoding ABCB family ABC transporter ATP-binding protein/permease, translating to MFTTQIPPAEPERPGLVATYRRLWPYLWPHGRPDLQRRVFVAFGLLLVAKVVTLAMPFTFKWATDALVAVVGGKGETVPTGIWAVPALMILLYGVARIAMALLTQVRDGLFAKVAMHAVRRLALQTFQHMHQLSLRFHLERKTGGLTRVLERGRNGIEELSRLMVLTLVPTIVEFLLVLGTLAYEFSLSYSAVVLVMVAAYLGYTYKATEWRIAIRRRMNDSDTDANTKAVDSLLNYETVKYFGAESRETARYDQSMARYEKASTQTYVSLAVLNAGQAVIFTIGMSVVMWLAARDIMAGRATIGGFVLVNTMLVQLSMPLNFMGMIYREIKQALIDIDDMFKILHRNPEIADRPGAAPLAIRDAVVRFEDVHFAYVPERPILRGISFTVPAGRTVAIVGPSGAGKSTLSRLLFRFYEPQSGRITIDGQDIAAVQQDSLRAAIGMVPQDTVLFNDTIGYNVRYGRWEASEEEVREAARLAQIDRFIAALPEGYDTPVGERGLKLSGGEKQRVAIARTILKAPPILVLDEATSALDSFTEREIQDALDRVSRGRTTLVIAHRLSTVVGADEIIVLDQGRIAERGTHGALLAQGGVYAAMWNRQREADAAREALKRAESEEGESLRTHLEPGELPGPVAKAPEPAAVS from the coding sequence TTGTTCACGACCCAGATCCCACCGGCCGAGCCCGAGCGGCCCGGCCTCGTCGCGACCTACCGCCGCCTCTGGCCCTATCTCTGGCCCCATGGCCGGCCGGACCTGCAGCGCCGCGTCTTCGTCGCCTTCGGCCTGCTGCTCGTCGCGAAGGTCGTCACCCTGGCGATGCCGTTCACCTTCAAGTGGGCGACCGACGCGCTGGTGGCGGTGGTGGGGGGTAAAGGCGAGACGGTGCCGACCGGGATCTGGGCCGTGCCGGCCCTGATGATCCTGCTCTATGGCGTCGCCCGGATCGCCATGGCGCTGCTGACCCAGGTGCGCGACGGCCTGTTCGCCAAGGTGGCGATGCACGCGGTGCGGCGCCTGGCGCTCCAGACCTTCCAGCACATGCACCAGCTGTCCCTGCGCTTCCACCTCGAGCGCAAGACCGGCGGCCTGACGCGGGTGCTGGAGCGGGGCCGCAACGGCATCGAGGAACTCTCGCGCCTGATGGTGCTGACGCTGGTGCCGACCATCGTCGAGTTCCTCTTGGTGCTCGGCACCCTCGCCTACGAGTTCAGCCTGTCCTACTCGGCTGTCGTGCTGGTCATGGTGGCGGCCTATCTCGGCTACACCTACAAGGCCACGGAATGGCGCATCGCCATCCGCCGGCGGATGAACGATTCCGACACCGACGCCAACACCAAGGCGGTCGATTCGCTGCTCAACTACGAGACGGTGAAGTATTTCGGCGCGGAAAGCCGCGAGACCGCCCGCTACGATCAGTCGATGGCCCGCTACGAGAAGGCTTCGACCCAGACCTACGTCTCGCTCGCGGTGCTGAACGCCGGCCAGGCGGTGATCTTCACGATCGGCATGAGCGTGGTGATGTGGCTGGCTGCCCGCGACATCATGGCCGGGCGGGCGACGATCGGCGGGTTCGTGCTGGTCAACACCATGCTGGTGCAGCTCTCGATGCCGCTCAACTTCATGGGCATGATCTACCGCGAGATCAAGCAGGCCCTGATCGACATCGACGACATGTTCAAGATCCTGCACCGCAACCCGGAGATCGCCGACCGGCCGGGCGCCGCTCCGCTCGCGATCCGTGACGCAGTGGTGCGGTTCGAGGACGTGCACTTCGCCTACGTGCCGGAGCGGCCGATCCTGCGCGGCATCAGCTTCACGGTGCCGGCGGGGCGCACCGTCGCGATCGTCGGGCCGTCGGGGGCCGGGAAATCCACCCTGTCGCGCCTGCTGTTCCGGTTCTACGAGCCGCAATCCGGCCGCATCACGATCGACGGGCAGGACATCGCGGCCGTGCAGCAGGACAGTTTGCGCGCCGCCATCGGCATGGTGCCGCAGGATACGGTGCTGTTCAACGACACGATCGGCTACAACGTCCGCTACGGCCGCTGGGAGGCCTCCGAGGAGGAGGTGCGGGAAGCCGCCCGCCTCGCCCAGATCGACCGCTTCATCGCCGCCCTGCCGGAGGGCTACGACACGCCGGTCGGCGAGCGCGGCCTGAAGCTCTCGGGCGGCGAGAAGCAGCGCGTCGCCATCGCCCGCACCATCCTGAAAGCGCCGCCGATCCTCGTCCTCGACGAGGCGACCTCGGCGCTCGACTCCTTCACCGAGCGCGAGATCCAGGACGCCCTCGACCGGGTGAGCCGCGGCCGCACCACGCTCGTCATCGCCCACCGCCTCTCGACGGTGGTGGGCGCCGACGAGATCATCGTCCTCGACCAGGGCCGCATCGCCGAGCGCGGCACCCACGGGGCGCTGCTGGCCCAGGGCGGCGTCTACGCGGCGATGTGGAACCGCCAGCGCGAGGCGGACGCCGCCCGCGAGGCGCTGAAGCGGGCGGAATCCGAGGAAGGCGAGAGCCTGCGCACGCACCTGGAGCCGGGCGAGCTTCCCGGACCCGTGGCGAAGGCGCCCGAGCCCGCCGCGGTCTCGTGA
- a CDS encoding phosphatidylserine decarboxylase, whose amino-acid sequence MTDLFETIRRVLVPIHKEGYPFIAIGIVLTVLAGTFVQFLGWIFLLLTLWVCYFFRDPERIVPVGDGLVISPADGRVNLISTVLPPAELDLPSEPMLRISVFMNVFDCHVNRVPVTGRIDQVHYTPGLFLNAELDKASEDNERNGLVIETRQNGETVRIGVVQIAGLVARRIVDWIKPGDDLTVGDRFGLIRFGSRVDVYLPAGTRVLVGLGQKAVAGETVLADLRGTGPVRQFRRV is encoded by the coding sequence ATGACCGACCTGTTCGAGACGATCCGCCGCGTGCTGGTGCCGATCCACAAGGAGGGCTATCCCTTCATCGCGATCGGCATCGTGCTGACGGTGCTCGCCGGCACCTTCGTGCAGTTCCTCGGCTGGATCTTCCTGCTGCTGACGCTGTGGGTCTGCTACTTCTTCCGCGACCCCGAGCGCATCGTGCCGGTCGGCGACGGCCTGGTGATCTCGCCGGCGGACGGGCGGGTGAACCTCATCAGCACCGTGCTGCCCCCGGCCGAGCTCGACCTGCCCTCCGAGCCGATGCTGCGGATCTCGGTGTTCATGAACGTGTTCGACTGCCACGTGAACCGCGTGCCGGTCACCGGCCGGATCGACCAGGTGCACTACACCCCGGGCCTGTTCCTCAATGCCGAGCTCGACAAGGCGAGCGAGGACAACGAGCGCAACGGCCTCGTGATCGAGACCCGGCAGAACGGCGAGACCGTGCGGATCGGCGTCGTGCAGATCGCCGGCCTCGTGGCGCGCCGCATCGTCGACTGGATCAAGCCCGGCGACGACCTCACCGTCGGCGACCGCTTCGGCCTGATCCGCTTCGGCTCGCGGGTCGACGTCTACCTGCCGGCGGGCACGCGGGTGCTGGTCGGCCTCGGCCAGAAGGCGGTGGCCGGCGAGACCGTGCTCGCCGACCTGCGCGGGACCGGCCCGGTGCGGCAGTTCCGCCGCGTCTGA
- the pssA gene encoding CDP-diacylglycerol--serine O-phosphatidyltransferase, producing MDDLFPPFAPEPNEPKSAEPRSADTRSRRFKAVPVRMIIPNMITLMAVCLGLTAVRLAFEGKFEPAVIAIVAAAVLDGVDGRVARLLKGTSRFGAELDSLADFVNFGCAPALILYSFVLHNLKSLGWIVALIFAIAMALRLARFNVMLDDPNRPEWKKDFFVGMPAPAGALTVMLPLYLHFLGFELSPSLAPVALVYMLVIALMVISTVPTFSGKTVGKRVPREYVLPIFVVTVAAFGLLISFPFEILALLSLGYLGAIPIGANQYRRRLKAEAAEAPAHPRDEAPAA from the coding sequence ATGGACGACCTCTTCCCGCCCTTCGCGCCGGAGCCGAACGAGCCCAAATCGGCCGAGCCCAGATCCGCCGATACGCGGTCGCGCCGCTTCAAGGCGGTGCCGGTGCGGATGATCATCCCCAACATGATCACCCTGATGGCGGTCTGCCTCGGGCTCACCGCCGTGCGCCTCGCCTTCGAGGGCAAGTTCGAGCCGGCGGTGATCGCGATCGTCGCCGCCGCGGTGCTCGACGGCGTCGACGGCCGGGTGGCGCGCCTGCTCAAGGGCACCTCGCGCTTCGGCGCCGAGCTCGATTCCCTCGCCGACTTCGTCAATTTCGGCTGCGCCCCGGCGCTGATCCTCTACAGCTTCGTGCTGCACAACCTGAAGTCGCTGGGCTGGATCGTCGCCCTGATCTTCGCCATCGCGATGGCGCTGCGGCTCGCCCGCTTCAACGTGATGCTGGACGATCCCAACCGGCCGGAATGGAAGAAGGACTTCTTCGTCGGCATGCCGGCCCCGGCCGGCGCGCTGACCGTGATGCTGCCGCTCTACCTGCACTTCCTCGGCTTCGAGCTCAGCCCGAGCCTCGCGCCGGTCGCGCTGGTCTACATGCTGGTGATCGCCCTCATGGTGATCTCCACCGTGCCGACCTTCTCGGGCAAGACCGTCGGCAAGCGCGTGCCGCGGGAATACGTGCTGCCGATCTTCGTCGTCACGGTGGCGGCGTTCGGGCTCTTGATCAGCTTCCCGTTCGAGATCCTGGCGCTCCTGAGCCTCGGCTATCTCGGCGCGATCCCGATCGGCGCCAACCAGTACCGGCGCCGGCTCAAGGCCGAGGCGGCCGAGGCCCCGGCCCATCCGCGCGACGAGGCGCCGGCGGCCTGA
- the tam gene encoding trans-aconitate 2-methyltransferase, protein MADWDAGQYLKFADERTRPAADLLARVTLAAPARAVDLGCGPGNSTALIAARFPDAAITGLDSSPAMLEEARRALPGRSFREADIAAWAPDAAPDLIFANAVLHWLPDHAALLPRLAGFLAPGGCLAVQMPDNLDEPSHRLMREVAEEAPFRARLAGAAGARTTLGTVRDYDAWLSRAGCTVDLWRTTYIHPLAGHRGIVEWVRSTGLRPFLTPLDPEAQAAYLARYEAALREAYPMQEDGRVLLPFPRLFLVARRA, encoded by the coding sequence ATGGCGGATTGGGATGCGGGCCAGTACCTGAAATTCGCCGACGAGCGCACCCGGCCGGCGGCCGACCTGCTGGCGCGGGTGACGCTCGCCGCGCCGGCCCGCGCGGTCGATCTCGGCTGCGGGCCGGGCAACAGCACCGCGCTCATCGCGGCGCGCTTTCCCGACGCGGCGATCACCGGCCTCGATTCCTCGCCCGCGATGCTGGAGGAGGCGCGCCGGGCCCTGCCGGGCCGGAGCTTCCGGGAGGCCGACATCGCCGCCTGGGCGCCCGACGCCGCGCCGGACCTGATCTTCGCCAACGCCGTGCTGCACTGGCTGCCCGACCACGCCGCCCTGCTGCCGCGCCTCGCCGGCTTCCTGGCCCCGGGCGGCTGCCTCGCCGTGCAGATGCCGGACAACCTCGACGAGCCGTCGCACCGGCTGATGCGCGAGGTGGCCGAGGAGGCCCCGTTCCGCGCCCGCCTCGCCGGGGCCGCGGGCGCGCGCACCACGCTCGGCACCGTCCGGGACTACGACGCGTGGCTGTCGCGGGCGGGCTGCACCGTCGATCTGTGGCGCACCACCTATATCCACCCGCTCGCCGGCCATCGCGGCATCGTCGAATGGGTGCGCTCGACGGGCTTGCGCCCGTTCCTCACCCCCCTCGATCCGGAGGCGCAGGCCGCCTACCTCGCCCGCTACGAGGCGGCACTACGCGAGGCCTATCCGATGCAGGAAGACGGGCGGGTGCTGCTGCCGTTCCCGCGGCTGTTCCTGGTGGCGCGGCGGGCCTGA
- the mscL gene encoding large conductance mechanosensitive channel protein MscL, with product MLEEFKKFALRGNVVDLAVGVVIGAAFGAIVTSLVQDVIMPAVGAITGGLDFSNYYLPLSSTVQSGLPYAEAKKQGAVIGYGQFVTVALNFLIVAFVLFLVIRAMNQLQRREEVTKEDPADVKLLTEIRDLLAARR from the coding sequence ATGCTCGAGGAATTCAAGAAGTTCGCGCTGCGCGGCAACGTCGTCGACCTTGCGGTCGGCGTGGTGATCGGCGCGGCCTTCGGCGCCATCGTCACCTCGCTGGTGCAGGACGTGATCATGCCGGCGGTCGGCGCGATCACGGGCGGGCTCGACTTCTCGAACTACTACCTGCCGCTGTCCTCGACGGTGCAGAGCGGCCTGCCCTACGCCGAGGCCAAGAAGCAGGGCGCGGTGATCGGCTACGGCCAGTTCGTCACCGTGGCGCTGAACTTCCTGATCGTCGCCTTCGTGCTGTTCCTGGTGATCCGCGCCATGAACCAGCTGCAGCGGCGCGAGGAGGTGACGAAGGAGGATCCCGCCGACGTGAAGCTCCTGACCGAGATCCGCGACCTGCTGGCGGCGCGGCGGTGA
- a CDS encoding response regulator transcription factor, producing MSDDRLLVIVEDDDRFAATLTRSFERRGYTVVSLPGLAPLEALLAARTPTYAVVDLKLNGESGLACVKALHDHDPGILTVVLTGYASIATAVEAIKLGACHYLAKPANTDDIEAAFSKAEGDTAIALDGRPTSIKTLEWERIHQTLVETDFNISETARRLGMHRRTLARKLDKQQVK from the coding sequence ATGTCGGACGACCGCCTGCTCGTCATCGTCGAGGACGACGACCGCTTCGCCGCCACCCTGACCCGCTCGTTCGAGCGGCGCGGCTACACCGTGGTGAGCCTGCCCGGCCTCGCCCCGCTCGAGGCGCTGCTCGCCGCGCGCACCCCGACCTACGCGGTGGTCGACCTGAAGCTCAACGGCGAATCGGGCCTCGCTTGCGTCAAGGCCCTGCACGACCACGATCCGGGCATCCTGACCGTGGTGCTGACCGGCTATGCTAGCATCGCGACCGCGGTCGAGGCGATCAAGCTCGGGGCCTGCCACTATCTCGCCAAGCCCGCCAACACCGACGACATCGAGGCGGCCTTCTCCAAGGCGGAAGGCGACACCGCCATCGCCCTCGACGGGCGTCCGACCTCGATCAAGACGCTCGAATGGGAGCGCATCCACCAGACCCTGGTCGAGACCGACTTCAACATCTCGGAGACCGCACGGCGCCTCGGGATGCACCGGCGGACGCTGGCCCGCAAGCTCGACAAGCAGCAGGTCAAGTAA
- a CDS encoding acyl-CoA dehydrogenase, translated as MNAPSAAAATQTNLTPVKPNEGTRGAFRWDDPFLLDDQLTDDERLIRDSARSFAQERLLPGIVEAYAEEKTDRALFNAMGELGLLGVTLPEEYGCAGASYVAYGLVAREVERVDSGYRSMMSVQSSLVMYPIYAYGDETQRKKYLPKLATGEFVGCFGLTEPDAGSDPAGMKTRADKIDGGYRLSGAKTWISNAPIADVFVVWAKSPAHDNQIRGFILEKGMKGLSAPKIKGKLSLRASVTGEIVMDGVEVPESALLPNVSGLKGPFGCLNRARYGISWGALGAAEDCWHRARQYTLDRKQFDRPLAQTQLVQKKLADMQTEIALGLQGSLRVGRLFDEGRMAPEMISLVKRNNCGKALAIAREARDMHGGNGIMGEYHVMRHAQNLETVNTYEGTHDVHALILGRAQTGLQAFF; from the coding sequence ATGAACGCCCCGTCCGCCGCGGCCGCGACCCAGACCAACCTGACCCCGGTGAAGCCCAACGAGGGCACCCGCGGCGCGTTCCGGTGGGACGATCCGTTCCTGCTCGACGACCAGCTCACCGACGACGAGCGCCTGATCCGCGACTCGGCCCGCAGCTTCGCCCAGGAGCGGCTGCTGCCCGGCATCGTCGAGGCCTATGCCGAGGAGAAGACCGACCGCGCGCTGTTCAACGCCATGGGCGAACTGGGTCTCCTCGGCGTCACCCTGCCGGAGGAGTACGGCTGCGCCGGAGCGAGCTACGTCGCCTACGGCCTCGTCGCCCGCGAGGTCGAGCGGGTCGATTCCGGCTACCGCTCGATGATGAGCGTGCAGTCGTCGCTCGTCATGTACCCGATCTACGCCTACGGCGACGAGACCCAGCGGAAAAAGTACCTGCCGAAGCTCGCCACGGGCGAGTTCGTCGGCTGCTTCGGCCTGACCGAGCCGGATGCCGGCTCGGATCCCGCCGGCATGAAGACCCGCGCCGACAAGATCGACGGCGGCTACCGCCTCTCGGGCGCCAAGACCTGGATCTCGAATGCTCCCATCGCCGACGTGTTCGTGGTCTGGGCGAAGTCGCCGGCCCACGACAACCAGATCCGCGGCTTCATCCTCGAGAAGGGGATGAAGGGGCTGTCGGCGCCGAAGATCAAGGGCAAGCTGTCCTTGCGCGCCTCGGTCACCGGCGAGATCGTCATGGACGGCGTCGAGGTGCCGGAGAGCGCGCTGCTGCCGAACGTCTCGGGCCTCAAGGGTCCGTTCGGCTGCCTCAACCGGGCGCGCTACGGCATCTCCTGGGGGGCGCTGGGCGCGGCCGAGGATTGCTGGCACCGGGCGCGGCAATACACGCTCGACCGCAAGCAGTTCGACCGGCCGCTCGCCCAGACCCAGCTGGTGCAGAAGAAGCTCGCCGACATGCAGACCGAGATCGCTCTCGGCCTCCAGGGTAGCTTGCGCGTCGGTCGGCTGTTCGACGAGGGCCGGATGGCGCCGGAGATGATCTCGCTCGTCAAGCGCAACAATTGCGGCAAGGCGCTCGCCATCGCCCGCGAGGCGCGCGACATGCACGGCGGCAACGGCATCATGGGCGAGTACCACGTGATGCGCCACGCCCAGAACCTCGAGACGGTGAACACCTACGAGGGCACCCACGACGTCCACGCCCTGATCCTGGGCCGGGCGCAGACCGGGCTGCAGGCGTTCTTCTAG
- a CDS encoding opioid growth factor receptor-related protein, with product MTEASAGPIHAFLAGRGRDGRGRGLADVLAFDDARIEGVHDFIQWLFPLAEASRAVPGAPVLGPAEAEAIRADPAARAGLLAARDRMQRFYAATDGWLTAFDHNHLRITRILTALRDLAGPEEARAFHDAVLRLNDAAGSPVNPGSLDYWRRAVG from the coding sequence ATGACCGAGGCGAGTGCGGGACCGATCCACGCCTTCCTCGCCGGGCGCGGGCGCGACGGACGCGGCCGCGGCCTCGCCGACGTGCTGGCCTTCGACGACGCCCGCATCGAGGGCGTGCACGACTTCATCCAGTGGCTGTTCCCGCTCGCCGAGGCGAGCCGGGCGGTGCCGGGGGCGCCGGTGCTCGGACCTGCGGAGGCGGAGGCGATCCGGGCCGATCCGGCGGCGCGGGCCGGGCTGCTGGCCGCCCGCGACCGGATGCAGCGGTTCTACGCCGCGACCGACGGGTGGCTCACGGCCTTCGACCACAACCACCTGCGCATCACCCGCATCCTGACGGCCCTGCGCGACCTCGCCGGGCCGGAGGAGGCCCGGGCCTTCCACGACGCCGTCCTGCGCCTCAACGATGCGGCAGGCTCCCCGGTGAATCCGGGGAGCCTGGATTACTGGCGGCGGGCCGTGGGCTAG
- the sfnG gene encoding dimethylsulfone monooxygenase SfnG, which translates to MTQQTAQPTPEPIRFAYWVPNVSGGLVISRIPQRTSWDADYNRELARIAERAGFDYALTQIRFTAGYGAEYQHESVAFSHALLAATDRLKVIAALLPGPWNPTLAAKQVATISQLTGGRIAVNIVSGWFSGEFRAIGEPWLDHDERYRRSEEFIRSLRGIWTQDDFSFRGDFYRYSNYTLKPKPAEPLPEIFQGGSSRAARDMAARVSDWYFTNGNTPDNIRTQVEDIRHKAAAEGRQVKIGVNAFVIARDTEEEARAVLREIIDHADPEAVRAFGHEVKNAGAASPEREGNWATSSLEDLVQYNDGFRSNLIGTPDQIAERILALKDAGADLALLGFLHFQEEVKYFGEQVIPRVRALEAARAERRAAA; encoded by the coding sequence ATGACCCAGCAGACCGCGCAGCCGACCCCTGAGCCGATCCGCTTCGCCTACTGGGTGCCGAACGTGTCGGGCGGCCTCGTCATCAGCAGGATCCCCCAGCGCACGAGCTGGGACGCCGACTACAACCGCGAGCTGGCGCGGATCGCCGAGCGGGCGGGCTTCGACTACGCCCTGACCCAGATCCGCTTCACCGCTGGCTACGGCGCCGAGTACCAGCACGAATCGGTCGCCTTCAGCCACGCGCTGCTCGCCGCCACCGACCGGCTGAAGGTCATCGCGGCGCTCCTGCCCGGGCCGTGGAACCCGACTCTGGCGGCCAAGCAGGTGGCGACGATCTCGCAGCTCACCGGCGGACGCATCGCCGTCAACATCGTCAGCGGCTGGTTCTCCGGCGAGTTCCGGGCGATCGGCGAGCCCTGGCTCGACCACGACGAGCGCTATCGCCGCTCGGAGGAGTTCATCCGGTCCCTGCGGGGGATCTGGACGCAGGACGATTTCAGCTTCCGTGGCGACTTCTACCGCTACAGCAACTACACCCTGAAGCCGAAGCCGGCCGAGCCTCTCCCTGAGATCTTCCAGGGCGGCTCGTCGCGGGCGGCGCGGGACATGGCGGCCCGGGTCTCCGACTGGTACTTCACCAACGGCAACACGCCCGACAACATCCGGACCCAGGTCGAGGACATCCGCCACAAGGCCGCGGCCGAGGGGCGGCAGGTGAAGATCGGCGTCAACGCCTTCGTGATCGCCCGCGACACCGAGGAGGAGGCCCGGGCCGTGCTGCGCGAGATCATCGACCACGCCGACCCGGAGGCGGTGCGCGCCTTCGGCCACGAGGTCAAGAATGCCGGCGCCGCCTCGCCCGAGCGCGAGGGCAACTGGGCGACGTCGAGCCTCGAGGACCTGGTCCAGTACAATGACGGCTTCCGCTCGAACCTGATCGGCACGCCGGACCAGATCGCCGAGCGGATCCTGGCGCTGAAGGATGCCGGCGCCGACCTCGCGCTGCTGGGCTTCCTGCACTTCCAGGAGGAGGTGAAATATTTCGGCGAGCAGGTGATCCCGCGGGTGCGGGCGCTGGAGGCGGCGCGGGCCGAGCGGCGGGCGGCGGCCTGA